Within the Methanococcus voltae PS genome, the region GAGTAAAGTATTTAATTTAAAAATTACCTTTTCAAATTTCTTATTTTTTAAATCTTCAAATATATCTCCAATTACTCTATACCATCCTATTTTAGCTTTATTGTAATTCTTACCTATCCTGTATTCTTTATTTATATATGTAAATATATTTTGCATATGGTCTACGTCTTTTTTTCCATATGCAAATTTATTAGATATTGAGTTTAGTATATTACGTATCATTTTAGATACTGATGGACTACCTAATATTCTAATTATCGGGGTTTTATTTATGTAATGGAATTCAAAACAATTATCATATGGTAAAATTGTTGAATGATTCGCCGGTTGAATCCATAGGCTGCCATTGTCATATGTTTTAGGATAATTTTTTATTAGTTTCATAATAACCCCAGTTTATATTTAAAATACAAAAATCATGTTTTATTACATAATTCTGTACTTTCTGTTTTTCGGCTCGTATATGTCACCGACTTGCTTTAATTTTTTCAAAGCTATTTTAACTTGATTTTCGTCAATAGTTTCCTTATTTGCTCTTTCTACAATATCTTCATAAATTACCAATTCTGTATCTAATTCATTTGAAAGATTTTTTATTATATTATATACTGATTTCATATAATTTACATCTTTTTTAGATACTCCTGTTACCTTACCAATATCAAATGAATTAGTTTCTGGGTCATAAGCTATCTCTTTTAAAGATTCTGTAATTATATTGATAGCTTCTACTGCATCTAGCTCCTCAACTTCGTCATGAAGTCTTGCTTTGGCATGAGCCTCTGCAATTCTAATTGTAGCTTCTAATTGTCTAGCAGTAATTTGAACAGAGCTTTTTCTCATGTTTGTATAGTATTCTACAAGAATATTTTCCGCATCTTCTGAAATTATTGGTTTTTTTTGTCTAGCATATATAATATATTTTATTATAAAATCATTGTCAATTAATACATCATCAATTATTATATTATCTAATTTCATATTTTGTTTTATATTCTTGTCTAAAAATGCTTTATGTATATTTATAATATGTTTTCCAATTTCTTTATCCCTTGCACGGTCTGGTTCGTCTTTTAAGGGGAATATCAAATCGAATCTACTTAACATAGGTGCAGGAATGTTAATCTGTTCAGAAACTGCTTCATTATTATCAAACCTACCCCATTTAGGGTTACAAGCCGCAAGAATACTACATTCTGATGATAATTTTGTGTTTATACCACCTTTGTTGATATGTATCGTTTGGCTTTCCATGGCTTCTAAAACATAACTTTGCAAATCCCTATTCACTGTTAACTCATCAATACATGCAGTGCCTTTATTTGCTTTAACTAAAAGACCTGGTTTTATAACCCATGTATCGTCGCCTATTTCTGTTTTTTCCCGTACAACTGCAGCAGTTAAACCAACACCTGATGCAGTAGTGGCAGAACCGTATACATTACCAGGTATTTCTGCTATTTTCCTTAACATAACTGATTTACCAATACCTGGGTCTGTTATTAATAAAACATGACTATCGGCTCTTTTACTTCCTTTTTTTACGCCTTTTATCTGTTGTAATAATATGGCTTTTTTAATTGTAGAGTATCCTTTAATTTCAGGAATTAGTCTTTCGGATAATATATTTATTACATCTTTATTCTTACTTACTCTTTCAATTTTTTCAATATCTTCTTCAGTGAGAATTGCTTCTAATTTATTATCTATAATTTCGCAATTTAATCCTTTTACGATTATGTCATATATTGGTATCTTTTTATTCTTTTGAGATTTAACTGGAATCCCTGTTATTTTTACTCGACCACAATAAATACCCGGTGAATTTTCCAATAAAACGGTTATATATTTTGGTGGTTCTTCAGGATCTTCCATTAAATCTAAAGGTTGCTGAATTTTTAATTCCTGATAGTCAATATATTCTGAATTCTCCTCATTTAAATTCATTAATTCTCCACAATTCTTATTACTACACATTGGTTCTATATATCCTTCAAATGGATTTTCTATATTGGTATTTATAATATTGCCACATTTAGGGCATATAAATTTTGCTTTTTTCAAGGCTGATTTTATTTTTGTAGACACTGTTATTACGCCTTCAAATTCAACCAATTTTCCTAATTTATTACTTTTAATATCTTCAATAGTAACTGGTTTGTTCTTATTATTTTTATTAATGGATTCTGGTACATGGTATGGTACTATATTAATATCTTTTCTAACGGTCTTTAAAGATTCGTATGCATCTAGATAAGCGTCACGAATAATACTTAAGACCTCTTTAGGATTACTTTCCATTAAATCTATTTCTTTAAAAAAACCGTTTTTCTGCAAGTCTTCTAAATCGATTAAAACATTATTTTTATCATAAATTATATCATTACTATATTTATATCTAAAATAATCTTTCAAATTGCTTTTGTTATTTTTTAAAGACTCTATTTCTTTTGATAGTATTTCTGAATTCATTAATTCACCAGTAATTTATTTTATATAGTAACCAACATAGTAATAATTTAAAACTATATATCATCTAAAATAAATCTAATATTTTATTCACATTTATAATTATGTATTTACTAACATAATATATCAATGTATTAATTATTAAAAAATAAAATTTATAATTATTAAGATTATATTATAATAGTAATTATATCTTTATTTGACTTTTGAGTTTTCGAGTTATATGCAAGTTGTATATTATATTAATAAATTATCTTATTAGTAGGTAATTTTTAGTTAATTTTAATTACTTTTATAATTTAATTTTAAGGTTAAATTTATTAATTTTTCTTCAATATATGACGTGTCTTCGGGATTTTTAAAATATCCTTCAATATCTTCAATACGTATATTTTTGTTATTAATACCCATATCTAGTAATTCAATATCAATATCTAAATCAAGAGCTAAATTACAGAATAAATCATAATCTATTTCTACTTCAGGCATTAATCCCCTATTTTTAATATTTATATTTTGTTTTGCTTTTTTAATAGGTATTATTTTAATATCTGATTTATCACTTATATTTTTGACTTTTTCGACTATTCTATCATTATATATTTTATTTAAAATAATTCCTTTTACATCAACGCCTATATCCTTTAATAAAGAATAATAAATCAATGATTCAATATATGAACCTTCTATACCACTTTTACTACATGAAGAAATGATATATGTGGGTATATTTAATAATTTGGCTATTTCTGCACTACTATATCCTACTTTATTTAAACACCCTGTAAATGCACCCATCACACCTTCAATTATATAATAATCATAATCTGAAGATTCAATATATTTTTTAAATTCATCAATCGTTGACCAGCCTCTATCATATATTTTAATACTATTATATTTTGTCATAGTTTCGTTTGTAATATATAGTGATGGCACTATATCTCTTACATCAGGACCTATTTTGGCAGAAAATACTTTATATCCTTTTTTAGATAATTTACCTGCAATACTAGT harbors:
- a CDS encoding minichromosome maintenance protein MCM, which codes for MNSEILSKEIESLKNNKSNLKDYFRYKYSNDIIYDKNNVLIDLEDLQKNGFFKEIDLMESNPKEVLSIIRDAYLDAYESLKTVRKDINIVPYHVPESINKNNKNKPVTIEDIKSNKLGKLVEFEGVITVSTKIKSALKKAKFICPKCGNIINTNIENPFEGYIEPMCSNKNCGELMNLNEENSEYIDYQELKIQQPLDLMEDPEEPPKYITVLLENSPGIYCGRVKITGIPVKSQKNKKIPIYDIIVKGLNCEIIDNKLEAILTEEDIEKIERVSKNKDVINILSERLIPEIKGYSTIKKAILLQQIKGVKKGSKRADSHVLLITDPGIGKSVMLRKIAEIPGNVYGSATTASGVGLTAAVVREKTEIGDDTWVIKPGLLVKANKGTACIDELTVNRDLQSYVLEAMESQTIHINKGGINTKLSSECSILAACNPKWGRFDNNEAVSEQINIPAPMLSRFDLIFPLKDEPDRARDKEIGKHIINIHKAFLDKNIKQNMKLDNIIIDDVLIDNDFIIKYIIYARQKKPIISEDAENILVEYYTNMRKSSVQITARQLEATIRIAEAHAKARLHDEVEELDAVEAINIITESLKEIAYDPETNSFDIGKVTGVSKKDVNYMKSVYNIIKNLSNELDTELVIYEDIVERANKETIDENQVKIALKKLKQVGDIYEPKNRKYRIM